The DNA sequence GCAGCCAATGGTTCGCCTGAACAAGCTTGAAATCAGCCAGACATCACTGGATCTGACCAAGCAACAGGTTGTGATCGGCCAGCTGCGCAGCGATGCTCTGGAAACCTGGGTAACCCGCGAACCCGACGGCGAGCTGAACTGGCAGAAACTGCTGACCCCATCGTCCGCCAACACCCAGCCGGAAACCGCCGAACAGACGGACGCCGTCGGACCCGTACAAGCAGCTACCGCCGACGACCAGTCGACAGCCTGGCAGGTGCTGCTGAGTGACGCCCAGCTACGCGACTACCGGGTACATCTGCGTGACCGTGTGCCGGCGGATGAGGTCGCGCTGCAGCTGGGTCCGCTTAATCTTGCCGTGTCCGATTTCGACAGCCTGGGCACTTCGCCTTTCGGGCTGGAACTGACCACCGGCGTAGGCAACCAGGGCACCTTGCAAGCGGCGGGACAGTTGCAATTGCAGCCTGCGTCTGGACGACTGAGCATCAGCACGCAGGATATCGACCTGCGCATCGCTCAGGCCTACCTGACGCCTTTCGTGCATCTCGAATTGCGCAGCGGCATGCTGGCCAGTCAGCTGGAACTTGAGCTGACCGGCACCGAACCACTGGCGTTCAATCTCGGAGGGGCAGCCGAGATTACCCAGCTGCATACGCTCGATACCATCAACAATCGCGACTTCGTCAAATGGCAGCGCTTGCAACTCGGCGGGCTGGATTACCAGCATCCCCAACAGTTGCAGATCGAACGCATCGACCTGACCCAACCCTACGCGCGCTTCATCATCAATCCGGACCTCACCACCAATATCAATGATCTGTTGGTGGACAAGACGACCGCGGCCGACAGCGATAGCGCGGCTACTGCGACAACCGAGCAAGCAGAGCCGATGGGTATTCGCATAGGGGGCATTACCATCAATGAGGGTTCGGCCAATTTTTCCGACCTCAGTCTGCGCCCTCCCTTCATAACGGCCGTGCAGGAGCTCAGCGGCGAGATCGGTACGATCGACAACCAGGCGCAGCAACCGGCCACGGTCGACATCAACGGCAAGGTTGATCGCTATGCGCCAGTCAGCATCAAAGGGAACCTCACGCCATTCGATCCGCTGCAGAGCCTCGATATCGCCACGCGCTTCCGGCAGGTCGAACTGACCAACCTTTCGCCCTACTCTGGAAAGTTCGCCGGTTATCGCATCCGCAAAGGCCGCATGGATCTCGATCTCCACTACCGCATTCAGCAGGGCCAACTGAACGCCGAGAACAAGGTCGTGCTGCAACAGCTGCAGCTTGGCGAGAAGGTGGACAGTCCCGAAGCGGTCGATCTGCCAGTACGCCTGGCCGTCGCGCTGCTGAAGGACAGTCGTGGCACGATTTCGTTGGAGCTGCCGGTTCAGGGCGACCTCAACAACCCTCAGTTCGATGTCATGCCGATCGTCTGGCAGACGCTGCGCAACCTCCTTACTCGTGCAGTCAAAGCACCGTTCAAATTTCTCGCCGGTGTCGTCGGCGGCGACCAGGAAGATCTCAGCCAAGTGCTCTTCGCACCCGGCAGCAGTGAACTTGATCAGCCGGCGCGCGCCAACCTGGACACCCTGGGCCGTGCGCTGAATGAGCGCCCCGTGTTGCGCCTCGAAGTCGAAGGACAGAGCTCACCTCAGGCCGACGGACCGCTGCTGGCCGAACAATGGCTGCAGAACGAATATCAGGAAACCTGGTACAAGATGCTGCAGCGTCGCGGCGACAAGGTACCTGCCGACGCTGGGCAACTGGAAATTGGCGATGAGGAGAAAGCCGCCATGCTCGAAGGCATCTATCGCAGCCGTCTCGGCCAACAACCGCCCACTCAATGGAGCGAGCTCGACGAGCAGGTACGCAGCGAGAAGATGCGCGACGCCATACTGACCAGCCGAGCCGACAGCACTGCCCTGCTACGCCGCTTGAGCCGCGCCCGCGCCGCTTCGATCAAGGATTATCTGGTCGATCAGGCTGGCCTCGATGCTTCGCGTGTGTACCTGCTAGACACCGGCATTGCGGAAGCCGAGCAAGACGGACAGATCCCAACGCCCCTGCATCTGGGAAGCGAATGATGCCTGCCATAATCCATACGCTGCTGCTCAGCACTATCCTGGCAGCCCCTTTCGCCCAGGCGGAAACGCTACGCTGCGGCAGCGCGCTGATCAGTACTGGCGATCGGCCTTTCGAAGTTGAGAACAAGTGCGGCGCGCCAGTGCGGCGGGATCTGGTCGGCTACGCGCTGGGCCCACACGCCAGGCGGGAAATGGTAGTCGAGGAATGGTTGTATGGGCCTGACAACGGCATGCTCAGCATCCTTACGTTCGAAGGCAACCGGCTGGTACGCATCGAATCCCGTCGCGCTCGTTAAGAGGCCTCAACATGTTCCCCAGCTCACCCCTGCTCCTGCTGAGCCTGATCGTGCTCTCCATCGGTGCTCATGCGTCTTCTACGCATCGCTGCGGCAGTGCGCTCGTTAGCCTTGAAGCGTCCACCAGCGAGGTCAGCAGTAAGTGCGGCGAGCCCTCCAGCTCCGCCCTGGTTGGCTACAAGGAAATCCTCGATGACTATGGCTTTCGCCATGAGGTCCCAGTTGAGGAATGGACTTACGGCCCAACCAACGGCATGTACCATTTCTTGCGTTTCGAAGGAAACCGGCTGCGCCGGATCGAAAGCCAGCGCGGTCGCTGAAACGTATATAAAAAACCCCACTGTAAAGTGGGGCTTCATTTGTTCCTGCGACGGCAGCGAATATCAGTCGGCAGCTTTCAGGCCGTCTGCCGAGACTTCACGTACGCCCTTGATGGACTTGGCCTTATTGATCGCCGCCTCACGCTCAGCTTCGGTGGCTACAGTGCCTGACAGCGATACAACACCGTCTTTGGTTTCCACTTCGATATCCATGCCCGGTGTAGCGTCTTCCGCCAGCAGGGACGATTTCACCTTGGTGGTGATCCAGGTATCGGACGTGGCGTCACCGGCTTCCTTCATGGTGTCGTTGGTTGCCAGCATGACGGTATCGGTCTTATCCAGTGCTGGAGTAGTGTCGGCGAAAGCGGCACCTGCCATCGGCAAGCTCAGAGCAGCGGCGACGGCAACAGCGGTAAGAGGGTTCTGAATGTTCATATGGCACTCCTGTTTTTCTTCAAATGTCTGCGGCATCACTCCGACGCAGATTCACAGGTAATATCGCAAGCGCCATGCCATCTTTTTGTTTTTTAAATCTCAATAAAATCAATAAGTTGAGAATTCAAGTAGCTGAACGCCACTAGCACACTGCATGTTCCACTCCAGCGAAGCGTGCAACTTGCAATAGCCGTTGATTCTTTCGCTGCTCGATAGGCTACAAACACGACCTGACGCGACGACGAGCAACTAACGAAAGCAATGCGTTGCGTGGCCGGCTGGATGAATCGTCGCAAGCTCAGGTGCCAGCCCAAGAGACCGCTAGAAGAGATACCCCTGCCTGAAAAAACGAACCCCGCCGTTTGGCGGGGTTCGTCTCAATCGAAAAGAACCTTAAGGGTCCTTTTATATCGCTGCGTTAGGCGCCCGAAGCTTTCGCCGCCGCCACGTCCTTGATCGACAGCTTGATGCGACCGCGGTTGTCCACGTCCAGCACCAGCACTTCGACTTCCTGACCTTCCTTGAGCACGTCGGTGACTTTTTCGACACGCTGATCGCTCAGCATCGAAATGTGTACCAGACCGTCCTTGCCGGGGAGGATGTTGACGAAGGCGCCGAAGTCGACGATGCGCTCGACCTTGCCGACGTAGATCTTGCCGACCTCAGCCTCGGCGGTGATGCCCAGTACACGTTGCTTGGCAGCCTCGGCCGCTTCCTTGGTTTCGCCAAAGATCTTGATCGAGCCATCATCTTCGATGTCGATCGAGGCCTTGGTTTCTTCGCAGATGCTGCGAATGGTGGCGCCACCCTTGCCGATCACGTCGCGGATCTTGTCCTGATCGATCTTCATCGAAATCATGGTCGGTGCGTTGGCCGACAGCTCGGTACGCGACTGCGCGATGACCTGATTCATCTGGCCAAGGATGTTCAGACGCGCTTCCAGGGCCTGCTCCAGCGCCTGCTCCATGATCTCTTCGGTGATGCCCTGGATCTTGATGTCCATCTGCAGCGCGGTGACGCCCTTAGCGGTACCGGCAACTTTGAAGTCCATGTCGCCCAGGTGATCTTCGTCACCGAGAATGTCGGTCAGTACGGCGAACTTCTCGCCTTCCTTGACCAGGCCCATGGCGATACCGGCAACCGGTGCTTTCATCGGCACACCAGCGTCCATCAGTGCCAGCGAAGCACCACAGACCGACGCCATCGAGCTGGAGCCGTTGGACTCGGTGATTTCCGATACCACGCGGATGGTGTACGGGAATTCGTCAGCGCCCGGCAGCATGGCAGCTACACCACGACGGGCCAGGCGACCGTGACCAATCTCGCGACGGCCGGTAGCGCCCATGCGGCCACATTCGCCGACCGAGTACGGCGGGAAGTTGTAGTGCAGCATGAAGGGGTCTTTCTTCTCGCCTTCCAGGGTGTCGAGCAGCTGCGCGTCACGGGCAGTTCCGAGGGTAGCCACCACCAGCGCCTGGGTTTCACCACGGGTGAAGAGTGCCGAGCCGTGGGTCTTGTCGAGCACGCCAACTTCAATGTTCAGGCCACGAACGGTGCGAGTGTCACGGCCATCGATACGCGGCTTGCCGTTGACGATGTTTTCGCGAACGGTGCGGTATTCGATCTCGCCGAAGGCTTCCTTCACTTCACCAGCGGACGGCTGGCCTTCTTCACCAGAGAACTTGGCAACGATCTGCTCGCGCAGCTCGCCCAGGCGCGCATAGCGATCCTGCTTGATGATGATGGTATAGGCCTGGGAAATCGCCTCGCCGAACTCGCTGCGGATGGCATTGAGCAGCTCGGTGTTTTCAGCTTTCGGCTGCCAGTCCCAAGTTGGCTTGCCGGCTTCGTCTGCCAGCTCGGCAACGGCCTGGATCACAGCCTGGAATTCGTCATGGGCGAACAGTACCGCGCCCAGCATCTGGTCTTCGGTCAGCTCTTTAGCTTCGGATTCGACCATCAGAACGGCATCTTTGGTGCCGGCTACGACCATGTCCAGGCTGGAGGCCTTGAGCTGCTCGTAGGTCGGGTTCAGCAGGTAACCGGTTTCGGGATGGAAGGCAACGCGCGCGGCGCCGATGGGGCCATTGAACGGAATACCGGAGATGGCTAGCGCGGCGGAGGTACCGATCATCGCAGCGATGTCCGGATCGGTCTTCTTGCTGGTCGATACTACGGTGCAGATGACCTGCACTTCGTTCTGGAAGCCTTCCGGGAACAGCGGACGGATCGGGCGATCGATCAGACGCGAAGTCAGGGTTTCTTTTTCCGAAGGACGTGCTTCGCGCTTGAAGAAGCCACCGGGGATCTTGCCGGCTGCGTAGGTTTTTTCCTGGTAGTGGACCGAGAGCGGGAAAAAGCCCTTGCTCGGGTCGGCCGTCTTGGCACCAACGACCGTGACCAGCACGGTTACGTCGTTATCAACGGTGACCAGCACGGCGCCGGATGCCTGACGGGCGATGCGGCCAGTCTCGAGGGTTACGGTCGACTGACCGAACTGAAATTTCTTGATTACCGGGTTCACGGTGCTTTCCTTCTCTCTGTTGCCTTTGGGGGAAATTGGCGGGAGCGGCGGGAGTCGGACCCGATCTCTCCTGCAAAAGCCAAAAAGCTGGAAGCTCGAAGCCAGAAGCGGAGATTTCTCCAACTTACGACTTCAAGCTTCCAGCTCC is a window from the Pseudomonas sp. MTM4 genome containing:
- a CDS encoding BON domain-containing protein encodes the protein MNIQNPLTAVAVAAALSLPMAGAAFADTTPALDKTDTVMLATNDTMKEAGDATSDTWITTKVKSSLLAEDATPGMDIEVETKDGVVSLSGTVATEAEREAAINKAKSIKGVREVSADGLKAAD
- a CDS encoding DUF2845 domain-containing protein, which translates into the protein MFPSSPLLLLSLIVLSIGAHASSTHRCGSALVSLEASTSEVSSKCGEPSSSALVGYKEILDDYGFRHEVPVEEWTYGPTNGMYHFLRFEGNRLRRIESQRGR
- the pnp gene encoding polyribonucleotide nucleotidyltransferase translates to MNPVIKKFQFGQSTVTLETGRIARQASGAVLVTVDNDVTVLVTVVGAKTADPSKGFFPLSVHYQEKTYAAGKIPGGFFKREARPSEKETLTSRLIDRPIRPLFPEGFQNEVQVICTVVSTSKKTDPDIAAMIGTSAALAISGIPFNGPIGAARVAFHPETGYLLNPTYEQLKASSLDMVVAGTKDAVLMVESEAKELTEDQMLGAVLFAHDEFQAVIQAVAELADEAGKPTWDWQPKAENTELLNAIRSEFGEAISQAYTIIIKQDRYARLGELREQIVAKFSGEEGQPSAGEVKEAFGEIEYRTVRENIVNGKPRIDGRDTRTVRGLNIEVGVLDKTHGSALFTRGETQALVVATLGTARDAQLLDTLEGEKKDPFMLHYNFPPYSVGECGRMGATGRREIGHGRLARRGVAAMLPGADEFPYTIRVVSEITESNGSSSMASVCGASLALMDAGVPMKAPVAGIAMGLVKEGEKFAVLTDILGDEDHLGDMDFKVAGTAKGVTALQMDIKIQGITEEIMEQALEQALEARLNILGQMNQVIAQSRTELSANAPTMISMKIDQDKIRDVIGKGGATIRSICEETKASIDIEDDGSIKIFGETKEAAEAAKQRVLGITAEAEVGKIYVGKVERIVDFGAFVNILPGKDGLVHISMLSDQRVEKVTDVLKEGQEVEVLVLDVDNRGRIKLSIKDVAAAKASGA
- a CDS encoding DUF748 domain-containing protein; this translates as MPNGMKRALICLMTALVCYCLLGFLILPGVAQRVVNQQLIQYATVPARLERIEFNPFSLELTLYDLRLGEADQPQLGFERLYLDLQWSSLWHRALQIENIELTQLHTEVVFDKDGTLNLTRLFDLPPSAEDEEPQEPEEPFALHINRLQLVEGSVRFADQRPEEPIDFLLDSLSFELLNFATRSDDAADAVLVATGPSGARVDWNGQFNLAPTISSSGQLKISNLALKDFWAYAHDAVPLRLQQGRLSFASDYRLDLAERTELQLSNLNAQLAPLELDTADGQPMVRLNKLEISQTSLDLTKQQVVIGQLRSDALETWVTREPDGELNWQKLLTPSSANTQPETAEQTDAVGPVQAATADDQSTAWQVLLSDAQLRDYRVHLRDRVPADEVALQLGPLNLAVSDFDSLGTSPFGLELTTGVGNQGTLQAAGQLQLQPASGRLSISTQDIDLRIAQAYLTPFVHLELRSGMLASQLELELTGTEPLAFNLGGAAEITQLHTLDTINNRDFVKWQRLQLGGLDYQHPQQLQIERIDLTQPYARFIINPDLTTNINDLLVDKTTAADSDSAATATTEQAEPMGIRIGGITINEGSANFSDLSLRPPFITAVQELSGEIGTIDNQAQQPATVDINGKVDRYAPVSIKGNLTPFDPLQSLDIATRFRQVELTNLSPYSGKFAGYRIRKGRMDLDLHYRIQQGQLNAENKVVLQQLQLGEKVDSPEAVDLPVRLAVALLKDSRGTISLELPVQGDLNNPQFDVMPIVWQTLRNLLTRAVKAPFKFLAGVVGGDQEDLSQVLFAPGSSELDQPARANLDTLGRALNERPVLRLEVEGQSSPQADGPLLAEQWLQNEYQETWYKMLQRRGDKVPADAGQLEIGDEEKAAMLEGIYRSRLGQQPPTQWSELDEQVRSEKMRDAILTSRADSTALLRRLSRARAASIKDYLVDQAGLDASRVYLLDTGIAEAEQDGQIPTPLHLGSE
- a CDS encoding DUF2845 domain-containing protein, producing MPAIIHTLLLSTILAAPFAQAETLRCGSALISTGDRPFEVENKCGAPVRRDLVGYALGPHARREMVVEEWLYGPDNGMLSILTFEGNRLVRIESRRAR